A genomic stretch from Enterococcus wangshanyuanii includes:
- a CDS encoding recombinase family protein has protein sequence MLFGYARVSTKEQNLDRQIQKFNDLGIESRYIFVDKQSGAEFDRPQYQLLLHMLRSGDIVYLDSLDRLGRNYSGVIEEWKYITRKIKADIIVLENSELFDSRKFKTMGDIGLLLEDQFLSMLSYVADQERKKSKLRQTEGIEIAKSAGTVFGRPKLAITEEFKRQYFSWKNGEQTATDTINKLELSPSTFYRRVKEFEQEMAGD, from the coding sequence ATGCTTTTTGGCTATGCTAGAGTTTCCACTAAAGAACAAAATTTAGATCGACAAATACAGAAGTTTAATGATTTAGGTATTGAATCTCGTTATATATTTGTCGATAAACAATCAGGTGCTGAGTTTGATCGTCCACAGTATCAACTATTACTTCATATGCTTCGTTCTGGAGATATTGTTTACTTAGACTCTTTAGATCGTTTAGGGAGAAACTATTCTGGTGTAATTGAAGAATGGAAGTATATTACAAGAAAGATAAAAGCAGATATTATTGTTCTAGAAAATTCAGAATTATTTGATAGTAGAAAGTTTAAAACTATGGGGGACATTGGTCTTTTATTAGAAGATCAGTTTTTGAGCATGCTTTCTTATGTAGCAGATCAGGAACGAAAGAAGAGCAAACTGCGTCAAACTGAAGGGATTGAAATTGCAAAATCTGCTGGTACGGTCTTTGGTAGACCTAAATTGGCAATAACAGAAGAATTCAAAAGACAGTATTTTAGTTGGAAAAATGGGGAGCAAACAGCAACTGATACTATAAATAAACTAGAATTGTCCCCAAGCACATTTTATCGTCGAGTAAAAGAGTTCGAACAAGAAATGGCAGGTGACTAA
- a CDS encoding helix-turn-helix domain-containing protein, whose amino-acid sequence MLKLELFRGGEYLLFNSKIIRDIRKEFRISQVDLYKDILSRSSYYKLEKGEKDITIGELSLICERLRMRPSELLYRTDFTRLESLPYWENKINLPNLTQDRELFFKQFNIYKKTRFDSIGDYSLYLGLLVLGILSGLITDYMPSKKHLRSLEKMYSNRKIFFAIDYEVLGNLTFFLPQIDINFMTSKMFPITQSEGEVYDLCAQNALKNLISSSIHEKKYDQWKVYNEYFDNLRSIEHFNISTTVNLEVVYLEHLKEFYETRDINAFLEASKIANLFLKLGYKQIHKLLVEEISKIAINENFQIPKEIAVYTQAYSIN is encoded by the coding sequence GTGCTAAAATTAGAGCTTTTTAGAGGAGGAGAATATTTATTGTTTAACTCAAAAATTATTAGAGATATTAGAAAAGAATTTAGAATCTCTCAAGTTGATTTGTATAAAGATATCTTATCTCGTTCTAGTTACTACAAACTTGAAAAAGGAGAAAAAGATATTACTATTGGTGAACTATCTCTCATTTGTGAAAGGCTCAGAATGAGACCATCCGAGTTATTATACAGGACAGACTTTACTCGCCTTGAATCACTCCCATATTGGGAAAATAAGATCAATTTACCTAACCTTACACAAGACAGAGAATTATTTTTTAAGCAGTTTAATATTTACAAAAAAACGAGATTTGATAGTATAGGGGATTACAGCTTATACTTGGGTTTATTAGTATTAGGTATATTAAGCGGACTAATTACAGACTACATGCCTAGCAAAAAACACCTACGTTCTTTAGAAAAAATGTACTCTAACAGAAAAATTTTTTTTGCTATAGACTATGAAGTATTAGGTAATTTAACATTTTTTCTACCACAAATAGACATTAATTTCATGACTTCAAAAATGTTTCCAATTACTCAATCTGAGGGAGAAGTTTATGATCTTTGTGCTCAAAATGCTTTGAAAAATCTTATATCTTCAAGCATTCATGAAAAAAAATACGATCAATGGAAAGTCTATAATGAGTATTTTGACAACCTTCGTAGTATTGAACATTTTAATATCTCGACAACCGTAAATTTAGAAGTGGTTTATCTAGAACATCTAAAAGAATTCTATGAAACAAGAGATATCAACGCATTTCTTGAAGCATCTAAAATAGCGAATTTATTCCTAAAATTAGGATACAAACAAATCCACAAACTTTTGGTTGAAGAAATTAGTAAAATCGCCATCAACGAGAATTTTCAAATACCTAAAGAAATAGCTGTTTATACACAAGCTTACTCAATAAACTAA
- a CDS encoding conjugal transfer protein TraF gives MDNLESISQLMASHRKKYTETMNKNQGKVLTELADFKHGDVVRVISHERNCGIDQTVFTALVVETKDYGLIVIPQDFQTYIYNQEVLKGAAWETEINWLLENDVEIELLQRF, from the coding sequence ATGGATAATTTAGAATCTATTAGTCAGTTGATGGCTAGTCATAGGAAAAAGTATACAGAAACTATGAATAAAAATCAGGGGAAAGTGTTGACAGAACTAGCAGACTTCAAGCATGGCGATGTTGTTCGAGTGATTTCTCATGAAAGGAACTGTGGCATTGATCAAACTGTATTTACTGCATTAGTAGTGGAAACCAAAGACTATGGTTTAATTGTGATTCCACAAGACTTTCAGACCTATATCTACAATCAAGAAGTACTAAAAGGGGCTGCTTGGGAAACAGAAATCAATTGGTTATTAGAAAATGATGTTGAAATTGAGTTATTACAGCGTTTTTGA
- a CDS encoding helix-turn-helix transcriptional regulator — translation MPKKKNSSFESSIHVYRAMQRMTQQELADKVGVSRQTIIQLERNRYNPSLLLAHDIADVFEVPIEQIFTFKRINQDVEA, via the coding sequence ATGCCGAAGAAAAAGAATAGTAGTTTTGAATCCAGTATTCACGTATACAGAGCAATGCAACGTATGACCCAACAGGAGTTAGCTGATAAAGTAGGGGTCTCACGTCAAACGATCATTCAATTAGAACGGAATCGCTACAACCCTTCACTTTTACTGGCGCATGATATCGCTGATGTTTTTGAAGTCCCGATTGAACAAATTTTTACTTTTAAACGAATAAATCAAGATGTTGAAGCTTAG
- a CDS encoding SpaA isopeptide-forming pilin-related protein, which yields MKINKVFSKCATVLTTAMVLGQVALTPIQALATEGTPSTEDTSSKETIESTTEETSSATAESTEENESTQEVQIPEVTIAPPINNAIDNFLASQPLVSSGFTADGDQITFNQRMNSLFREIGNSTGKLTKYYSSTAYISTPYIDIVGEDNGAVWCIKPDSPFPVNVEYAKSIYNDEGVVNILYYAVKNGWDQPNENYVDVFVALNAYLGHSYQGVDLNMPVFTSDPNVAFLLQKAKDKDAPTGNFSIKNKIQTAGFDRNTKKQITDWYTPETDGQNVTYDIPTNDFDKEVTVELDNGQTFSSQSGTKTIPANVKFRLIAPANYTKKLNFTINTNYKKLAALLFEPLNANAQSVVKPGGMKDPLKEENVQATFFARQGKFKLKKTSEISNLPMSEVGFKVTMSTGEVLELESNENGETPESKDFDFGTTGEVTEVKTPAGYVKLASPIKFTIEAGTTIEVAIENKIQKGKFTFQKFEEVYNPQATWDAGKPMYDRNPAANREFDLVRVNDHTLPDGKTIVDKAGEVVDHIVTDKDGNGSSNVELFIGSQNKYKLVETNTPENYRDPSDIQTEFSIPYGNNTEKLVLFDQGEIDNELKTVNLTFNKKNALDLAGLNLTGAQFLVQGLTNDVKFMFTTESTSTLLKLLADKGTATYSFTEVKRPDGFDLVPGTTDTRIVTVTEGKDMTIDWENMPKAQKVGISTQAHTGDGSSQTFVWGEDATFYDDSNLTHENIPNGTKRKKEVKLHADYEDGTSAIVWRSGVVDYTVVDKEMTERAIAEYDYKKDPKATPNTRWYFSEDGYDKDGKKDTEHNPDGKDAKQDIRPVLKETPKTPATPSTPAKRGTLPSTGETIQATFALIGLMITAIVGFFFVSKKAENELV from the coding sequence ATGAAAATCAATAAAGTATTTAGTAAATGCGCAACAGTTTTAACAACAGCGATGGTGTTAGGCCAAGTAGCGTTAACGCCTATCCAAGCATTAGCAACAGAAGGAACACCAAGTACAGAAGATACCAGTTCCAAAGAAACGATAGAATCTACCACCGAAGAAACAAGTTCAGCGACAGCTGAATCAACAGAAGAGAATGAATCAACCCAAGAAGTACAAATTCCAGAAGTTACAATCGCTCCACCTATAAATAATGCGATTGATAATTTTTTAGCCTCGCAGCCACTAGTTTCTAGCGGTTTTACAGCTGATGGGGATCAAATCACATTTAATCAACGAATGAACTCTTTGTTTAGAGAGATTGGAAATAGTACTGGTAAGTTGACAAAATATTATAGCTCAACAGCCTATATTTCAACACCATATATTGATATTGTTGGTGAGGACAATGGAGCTGTATGGTGTATCAAACCTGACAGTCCATTTCCTGTAAATGTTGAGTATGCGAAAAGCATTTACAATGACGAAGGTGTTGTAAATATCTTATACTATGCCGTAAAAAATGGCTGGGATCAACCAAATGAAAATTACGTAGATGTTTTCGTAGCGCTAAATGCATATTTAGGACACTCATATCAAGGAGTAGATCTAAATATGCCAGTATTTACTTCAGATCCTAATGTTGCTTTCTTGCTTCAAAAAGCGAAAGATAAAGATGCGCCAACTGGTAATTTCTCTATCAAAAATAAAATTCAAACAGCTGGATTCGATCGAAATACAAAAAAACAAATTACTGATTGGTATACACCTGAAACAGATGGACAGAATGTGACATATGATATTCCAACGAACGATTTTGACAAAGAAGTAACAGTGGAATTAGACAATGGACAAACTTTCAGTAGTCAATCAGGTACCAAAACAATTCCGGCAAACGTTAAGTTTCGTCTTATTGCACCAGCTAACTATACCAAAAAATTAAATTTTACAATTAATACAAACTATAAAAAATTAGCAGCATTACTATTTGAACCTCTCAATGCTAATGCTCAATCTGTAGTTAAGCCTGGTGGTATGAAAGATCCGTTAAAAGAAGAAAACGTACAAGCGACATTTTTCGCTCGACAAGGAAAGTTCAAGTTGAAAAAGACTTCAGAAATCAGCAATCTTCCAATGAGTGAAGTTGGTTTCAAGGTAACCATGTCAACTGGTGAAGTATTAGAACTTGAATCAAATGAAAACGGGGAAACGCCTGAAAGTAAAGACTTTGATTTTGGCACAACGGGTGAAGTAACCGAAGTAAAAACACCTGCCGGTTATGTAAAATTAGCAAGTCCAATCAAATTTACGATTGAAGCAGGGACAACGATTGAAGTTGCGATTGAAAACAAGATCCAAAAAGGAAAATTTACTTTCCAAAAATTTGAAGAGGTGTATAATCCTCAAGCGACATGGGATGCAGGGAAACCAATGTATGACAGAAACCCAGCGGCCAATCGTGAGTTTGACCTTGTTCGAGTAAATGATCACACGTTACCTGATGGCAAGACCATTGTAGATAAGGCAGGCGAAGTAGTCGATCATATTGTGACAGATAAAGACGGGAACGGTAGTTCAAATGTGGAATTGTTTATCGGTAGCCAAAATAAATACAAATTAGTGGAAACAAATACTCCTGAAAATTACCGTGATCCTTCTGATATTCAAACAGAGTTCTCTATTCCTTATGGAAACAACACGGAGAAATTAGTCTTGTTTGACCAGGGCGAAATCGACAATGAATTAAAAACAGTGAATCTAACATTCAACAAAAAGAATGCCTTAGATTTAGCAGGATTGAACTTAACAGGTGCTCAATTCTTGGTTCAAGGCTTAACAAATGATGTGAAATTCATGTTTACAACAGAATCTACTTCTACTTTACTAAAATTATTGGCAGATAAAGGAACAGCTACTTATTCATTTACGGAAGTAAAACGTCCAGATGGATTTGACCTAGTACCAGGAACAACAGATACACGAATTGTGACTGTCACTGAAGGAAAAGACATGACCATTGATTGGGAAAACATGCCAAAAGCACAAAAAGTTGGTATTTCAACTCAAGCACATACTGGTGACGGCAGCTCTCAAACGTTTGTATGGGGTGAGGATGCAACATTCTACGATGACAGCAACCTTACACATGAAAACATTCCAAACGGTACTAAACGGAAAAAAGAAGTGAAACTTCATGCAGATTATGAAGATGGAACATCAGCGATTGTTTGGAGATCCGGTGTGGTTGATTATACAGTAGTAGATAAAGAAATGACTGAACGTGCAATCGCAGAATATGACTACAAAAAAGATCCCAAAGCAACACCAAACACTCGCTGGTACTTCTCTGAAGACGGTTATGATAAGGATGGTAAAAAAGATACTGAGCATAACCCTGACGGAAAAGATGCCAAACAAGATATTCGACCAGTTCTAAAAGAAACACCTAAAACACCAGCTACACCAAGTACACCGGCAAAAAGAGGAACACTACCTAGTACCGGTGAAACGATTCAAGCAACATTCGCCCTCATTGGTTTGATGATCACAGCGATTGTTGGTTTTTTCTTTGTTTCAAAGAAAGCAGAAAACGAATTAGTATAA
- a CDS encoding PrgU family protein, whose translation METKKLFLMESDTLLDYRSKVRKLRFINIKHNEIIKLAGNQVLTADNIVEIETIVLIKLGKSVEIPLKKGSGTFQYVHTRYGRKKEKIARFEVDPAYFVTEAMIKIEFGSNKAKSPFKQKIQLEVNTT comes from the coding sequence ATGGAGACAAAAAAATTGTTTCTAATGGAGAGTGATACCCTTTTAGACTATCGCAGTAAAGTTAGAAAACTAAGATTTATAAACATAAAACACAATGAAATCATTAAATTAGCAGGGAATCAGGTACTTACGGCGGACAACATTGTTGAGATTGAAACAATTGTATTGATCAAATTAGGAAAGTCAGTTGAAATTCCTCTTAAAAAAGGATCTGGTACATTTCAATATGTTCATACCAGGTATGGCCGTAAGAAAGAAAAGATTGCTCGTTTTGAAGTAGATCCTGCTTATTTTGTGACAGAGGCGATGATTAAGATTGAATTCGGCTCAAACAAAGCTAAATCCCCTTTTAAACAAAAAATACAGTTGGAGGTGAACACCACATGA
- a CDS encoding glucosaminidase domain-containing protein, producing MKKAVTLFSVLLIFSSTFPIMSFAEEINQEITIGSNKPIEVPEETSTSGSATQESFSQPETSTTQELAQESQTTDRTESSNETTPSEIPVQVEPTETPQGAPTEEVHEVMPAEPVVNEAVVTVEPSALHFDKDATTEAFIARIGEPARKIGQETNLFASVMIAQAILESGSGGSQLSQEPYNNLFGIKGEFEGQSVTLPTLEDDGSGNYYSTNAPFRVYPGPEESLRDYSKLFTDGVDWNPTIYKGAWKSEAGSYQNATQALTGVYATDTLYNQKLNGLIETYSATRFLIIV from the coding sequence TTGAAAAAAGCAGTTACTTTATTTTCAGTACTACTCATTTTTTCTAGCACCTTTCCTATCATGAGTTTTGCGGAAGAGATCAATCAGGAAATAACAATAGGGAGCAACAAACCTATTGAAGTGCCGGAAGAAACAAGTACAAGCGGATCAGCGACACAAGAGTCGTTTAGTCAACCAGAAACGTCGACAACGCAGGAATTGGCACAGGAAAGCCAAACAACGGATAGAACGGAATCAAGCAATGAAACCACTCCTTCAGAAATACCTGTCCAAGTAGAACCAACAGAAACACCACAAGGGGCACCAACGGAAGAAGTTCATGAGGTAATGCCGGCAGAACCAGTTGTAAATGAAGCTGTTGTAACGGTGGAACCGTCAGCGCTTCATTTTGACAAGGACGCTACGACAGAAGCGTTTATCGCTCGAATTGGTGAACCCGCTCGTAAAATAGGACAAGAAACGAATTTATTTGCTTCAGTAATGATCGCCCAAGCCATTTTAGAATCAGGATCAGGTGGCAGCCAATTAAGCCAGGAACCGTATAATAATTTATTTGGGATCAAAGGAGAATTTGAAGGTCAGTCTGTGACCCTACCGACGTTGGAAGACGACGGATCAGGAAACTACTATTCTACTAATGCACCATTCCGAGTATACCCAGGTCCAGAAGAATCGTTAAGAGATTATTCTAAGCTATTTACAGACGGTGTAGATTGGAATCCAACTATTTACAAAGGAGCTTGGAAAAGCGAAGCAGGAAGCTATCAGAACGCTACACAAGCCCTTACGGGTGTGTATGCGACAGATACTCTTTACAACCAAAAATTGAATGGGTTGATAGAAACCTATAGTGCGACACGTTTCCTTATAATCGTGTGA
- the ltrA gene encoding group II intron reverse transcriptase/maturase — protein sequence MQSTFDWLYQRSQNKCTKGLNLYEIITSENNILLAYRMIKTNTGSRTAGVDGITISDFKIKDTQKFIKEIREALTNFQPQVVRRVEIPKANGKKRPLGIPTMRDRIIQQMFKQVMEPICEAQFFKHSYGFRPNRSVEHAISRCSHIVNVSKNQYVVDIDIEGFFDNVNHAKLLKQLYTIGIKDARVLSLVSKMLKAPVDKVGVQSKGTPQGAILSPLLSNVVLNSLDWWIANQWETFKSDHRYFSNSGRYRALKTTNLKEMYIVRYADDFKIFTRNPKSAIKIFHAVKGYLKNQLKLDISPEKSKITNLRKRYSEFLGFELKVNKCRNDYVGSIKISEKAKCRLKKEIRARIIRLKKYPTVENIIVYNSFVRGIHNYYCKATRVNLDFSAIYFSCLPVMFNRLKSIGKYEIPRSPPQSYVKLYGRNHRTFQVQGINLIPISKVRWKLALFFNPNVSDYTSEGRALQIKKLEHTVIEELYKLCKNDIGNKTVEFSDNKLSRYSMQDGKCAVTGRFLTANEVHCHHKIPRYLGGKDTFSNLIIVHKWVHRLIHMKKIETINEYMAILKLNKKQLSKLNTMRKLCNLTEIYQ from the coding sequence ATGCAGTCAACATTTGATTGGCTGTACCAAAGAAGCCAAAATAAATGCACAAAAGGGTTAAATTTATATGAAATCATCACGTCTGAAAATAATATACTACTAGCATACCGAATGATAAAAACGAATACTGGATCACGTACCGCAGGAGTTGACGGTATAACAATATCTGATTTCAAAATAAAAGATACACAAAAATTTATCAAAGAAATCAGAGAAGCGTTAACCAACTTCCAACCTCAAGTGGTAAGACGAGTTGAAATACCTAAAGCCAATGGAAAGAAGCGTCCATTAGGAATTCCGACTATGAGAGATAGGATAATACAACAAATGTTCAAGCAAGTAATGGAGCCAATTTGTGAGGCACAATTCTTTAAACACTCCTATGGATTTCGCCCGAATCGTTCAGTAGAACATGCGATTAGTCGATGTAGTCACATTGTAAACGTATCAAAGAACCAGTATGTAGTGGACATTGATATAGAAGGATTTTTCGATAATGTAAATCATGCAAAATTATTGAAACAACTCTACACAATAGGAATTAAAGATGCACGAGTTTTAAGTTTGGTTTCTAAAATGCTCAAGGCTCCGGTTGATAAGGTGGGTGTTCAAAGTAAAGGAACCCCACAAGGAGCTATACTATCACCACTTTTGTCAAACGTAGTTTTGAACTCGCTAGATTGGTGGATTGCCAATCAATGGGAAACGTTTAAAAGTGATCATCGTTATTTCAGTAATAGTGGTAGATATAGAGCTTTAAAGACAACAAATCTAAAAGAAATGTACATTGTTCGATATGCAGATGATTTCAAAATATTTACAAGGAACCCAAAAAGTGCGATAAAGATATTTCATGCAGTTAAAGGGTACTTAAAAAACCAGTTGAAACTTGATATATCACCAGAAAAATCCAAGATAACGAATCTCAGAAAAAGGTATTCAGAATTTTTGGGATTTGAATTAAAAGTCAATAAGTGTAGAAATGACTACGTTGGAAGTATCAAGATTTCAGAGAAGGCTAAGTGCCGACTGAAAAAAGAAATTAGAGCAAGAATAATAAGATTAAAAAAATATCCAACAGTGGAAAATATCATAGTATATAATTCATTCGTTCGTGGAATACACAATTATTATTGTAAAGCCACCCGAGTAAATTTGGATTTTTCAGCAATCTATTTCTCATGCTTACCAGTAATGTTCAATCGTTTAAAATCTATTGGAAAATATGAAATTCCTAGAAGTCCGCCACAATCCTATGTAAAACTGTATGGTCGAAATCACAGAACCTTCCAAGTACAGGGGATTAATTTAATCCCTATAAGCAAAGTTCGATGGAAGTTAGCGTTGTTTTTCAATCCTAATGTATCAGATTACACATCGGAAGGAAGGGCGCTCCAAATCAAGAAATTAGAACATACAGTCATCGAGGAATTGTATAAACTTTGCAAAAATGACATTGGAAATAAAACAGTCGAATTTTCGGACAACAAGTTGTCAAGGTACTCTATGCAAGATGGAAAATGTGCTGTAACAGGAAGATTTCTAACTGCAAATGAAGTACATTGTCACCATAAAATACCTCGATATCTTGGTGGTAAAGATACATTTAGTAACTTAATTATCGTCCATAAATGGGTTCATAGACTTATTCATATGAAGAAAATAGAAACGATTAATGAGTATATGGCTATACTGAAGTTGAATAAAAAGCAACTTAGCAAGCTGAATACAATGCGAAAATTATGTAATTTAACTGAAATCTATCAATAA
- a CDS encoding leucine-rich repeat domain-containing protein encodes MKRTKILSYTTMITLLAPAIIGVHQAYADTVTSTTAETEEMLETTATTESSSMESTTETTLEQTEASSSEELTLDSVDTEIEEPMIDSSVQQDIQVPAVANAQLIGQTYADIFPDENLRKAIMEQLGATSEAETIEQYQIDKTSTIWIQDKNISNLEGIQVFQRLHDLNIYQNPISDISVLSQFPLLKYLRCGGTKITDFSALGGLKNLEWLELGRTAATSLESVANITSLKSLFFNDSPAINDLSPLENLVNLEVVSAQYCGVTDISPLGKLPNLKKYYVNAKIELPVRTPLNNVLTVPISDVQVIDIDGSVGVFENYVPNIDSGVSGPNWTDFSNDQFIWNNNYTDKANIIGDVVYLTYAAPSSDRFKKWFEVYYVIPYTDSSTTDPTEESSTDPSIPEEPTVETDSTTPETSTETTSSDQKPDKAVATPSSSTQSTETSTAGATKNLPETGTVNNGILAALGVGVLSMLAIWFGVKTKARK; translated from the coding sequence ATGAAAAGAACGAAAATTTTGAGCTACACAACAATGATCACTTTACTTGCCCCGGCAATCATAGGGGTTCACCAAGCCTATGCAGATACTGTTACAAGCACAACAGCAGAAACAGAAGAAATGCTAGAAACAACTGCCACAACAGAATCAAGCAGCATGGAATCAACCACTGAAACAACCTTAGAACAAACGGAAGCAAGTTCTTCAGAAGAACTGACCTTGGATTCGGTTGATACAGAAATTGAAGAACCAATGATCGATAGCAGCGTTCAACAGGATATTCAAGTGCCAGCTGTAGCCAACGCACAACTTATAGGGCAAACATATGCTGATATCTTCCCTGACGAAAACCTAAGAAAAGCCATAATGGAACAACTAGGAGCTACTTCAGAAGCCGAAACGATTGAGCAATACCAGATAGACAAGACAAGTACTATTTGGATACAGGATAAAAACATATCAAATCTAGAAGGAATTCAGGTGTTTCAAAGGTTACATGATTTGAATATTTACCAAAATCCAATATCTGATATTTCTGTTCTGTCGCAGTTTCCACTATTAAAATACTTGAGGTGTGGGGGAACAAAAATTACAGATTTTTCAGCACTAGGAGGACTAAAAAATCTGGAATGGTTAGAACTTGGAAGAACAGCAGCAACTTCACTTGAATCAGTTGCTAATATAACAAGTTTAAAATCCCTTTTTTTTAACGACAGTCCTGCAATTAATGATTTATCACCCCTAGAAAATTTAGTGAATTTAGAGGTAGTAAGTGCGCAATATTGCGGTGTTACGGATATTAGCCCGTTAGGGAAATTACCAAATTTAAAAAAATATTATGTTAATGCAAAAATCGAATTACCTGTTCGAACGCCATTAAACAATGTGCTAACGGTGCCTATATCGGATGTGCAAGTTATTGACATTGATGGTTCTGTGGGAGTTTTTGAAAACTATGTACCAAATATAGATAGTGGAGTGTCGGGGCCTAATTGGACAGACTTTTCTAATGACCAGTTTATATGGAACAACAACTACACTGACAAAGCTAATATTATTGGAGACGTTGTCTATTTAACATACGCAGCACCGTCTAGTGATAGATTTAAAAAATGGTTTGAAGTGTACTATGTAATTCCATACACTGATTCCAGCACGACAGATCCAACAGAAGAGTCAAGCACTGATCCGTCTATTCCCGAGGAACCAACCGTAGAAACAGATTCAACTACTCCGGAGACAAGCACAGAAACTACTTCTAGCGATCAGAAACCGGATAAAGCAGTTGCTACACCTAGTTCAAGCACTCAATCTACAGAAACGAGTACAGCTGGTGCAACAAAAAATTTACCGGAGACTGGAACGGTTAATAATGGGATTCTTGCTGCCTTAGGTGTTGGGGTACTTTCAATGTTAGCAATTTGGTTCGGAGTTAAAACGAAAGCGAGGAAATGA
- a CDS encoding DUF6037 family protein — MKLSNLERLHKEMKKLNISVDIFDYNYNDVECSVIFNADYQKGFTLTFFKTGNAEMLKLPVKSGYNLEIQGNNFHQFCRFFNIKRQKGAFSILEFFDHLNKRIPTLPTQSSPQKRNILSAVFPIEESEKIHFDHLINWEKARVKNPKLKKGRDPKNLEKTRLLYPDLFNSIKDHDISVAYSVFPKENEIVVIEQELNEELS; from the coding sequence ATGAAGCTCTCTAACTTAGAACGACTACACAAAGAAATGAAAAAGTTGAATATATCCGTTGATATCTTTGATTATAATTACAATGACGTCGAATGTTCCGTTATCTTCAATGCTGACTATCAAAAAGGTTTTACCTTGACCTTTTTTAAGACTGGAAATGCTGAAATGCTGAAATTACCCGTAAAATCAGGCTACAATCTAGAAATTCAGGGGAACAACTTTCATCAGTTTTGTAGATTCTTCAATATAAAACGCCAAAAGGGTGCATTTAGTATCCTTGAATTTTTTGATCATTTAAATAAGCGAATACCTACTCTACCTACTCAAAGTTCACCCCAAAAAAGAAACATTCTTTCTGCTGTATTTCCAATCGAAGAAAGTGAAAAGATTCATTTTGATCACTTAATAAATTGGGAAAAGGCAAGAGTGAAAAATCCAAAGTTGAAGAAAGGTCGTGATCCAAAGAATTTAGAAAAGACAAGGTTACTTTATCCTGATTTGTTTAACTCTATAAAAGATCATGATATATCTGTGGCATATTCTGTCTTTCCAAAAGAAAACGAAATTGTTGTCATTGAACAAGAATTAAATGAAGAGCTCTCTTGA